The DNA segment ATTTGAGCACATCAATGcaatcaaacatttgttttggttacctgtgcataagtctcacaaaacacatttaacacctgacaagAAATATTGTGGGATCTCGTGGCACAACATCCCGTCACACCCCTGTCGTACACCTCCCAGTGTTTTATAATTTGGTGCTCAATTCATGCAAAATGGATGAATCTGAAGGTGCTTTTGTGGAGCAGTAACACCCCTACAGGCATTTGTATGATACCTCTATGTAGTTTGCACCATGTAAAGTATAGTGAACAAAAGAATGCAGTGTGACACTCTGGTGAACGACTATAACTCAGACCTGAGGCTTTACTTATGACTTGTCAATTTATGGGACTATATTGATTGTATCCTAATTTTAActgcatgcatttacacttggtattCAGTCACAATTGGTTATTCATAAATCAAGTTTTTAcatgtaaaaaagatggatgctgCAATgtaatttgaatttttttttacaaagtggtACATTTCTTAAGACTTAAAGGATGGTAACAGCTTAGGAAGTCTGTGCTGATAAGAAATGGACTGACTGGGGTGTAAAAACCTGTCTACATtgggctggtgtggctgcaggtttttattccagTCATGCAGATAGTCATGAGGTCAGTTGTTTGATGACAGACCAACTGATTAAACCAGTGGAATCAGATGAGCTGCCAATTGTTCAGAAGCAAAACTTGCAGCAGCATCGGCCCAATGTGGACAGATTTGACACCTCTACACAGATTAATTTAGCATATGATGTACTGCATGGGGTAGTTGAATGCATCTTTGAAAGACAGGTGTGTTTATATTACGTGCTATAATGTGGTTCAAATCAATCTCAAATTACTTCATGACATAGTTTGAGTGGTCGAATTCgtatctgtttaaatgttttaggtgtgtttaaactgatatattatgtAGCTTGGCCTCATCCAGACATAGTCATGATGCTCAAGACGGATAATATAGGTGTAAACGGCAGGTGTTAAATGACAGGTTCTCATATTAGCtacatttattttgaaatattacaCTGTATACTGAAACAAGCTTACCTGCTTTTAAAGTGAACGATGAGTTGGAGGAGTTTACGATGGCATCAATTCTCTCTTTGGTGATGTCACCTGACGATACCTCAAGAGTCAGATGCCCCACCTGCACTCTGTGCACTCCAAGAGTAGGAGTGGAAACCACGCCAAAGAGACCTGGTGTATTAAATTAAGATTTATAGTTGAATTGTTATAAGAATTAATTAtgtgattattttttgtttgttataatTGCTTCTTAATAGGAGCagtggagctacaaggctaataaaGTTAAGAAATAATGGAAGATTAATGGAAgtaatgtttttataaaaaaaggtCACTGGTGACACATGAGAATTCACTGTGCTTAGGATGTTGTGATTGGAGGACACAGGcagtttgcatgtgtgtgtgtgtttagaaaggAGTTAAATACATCTAAAACAATGCAGCcactatatttattaatatactgacCAAATCAGCTAGTTTCATTTAACCTTTAAGTTCAATTGACTTGACTGACtgagaatataataataacacaaataaaagtCATATAATACTACTGATactacaacaataataataataataataataataatcattgcAATAACAATATCTCTGACATTCTAAATTCACTAGACATGATGTTCTCATGGTGGATACATCAGGCAATAACTGTGTGTGTGACAATGATTTGATAATTAATTAACTGTGCTTTAAGAATATTTGGTTCgctttttttattgtgataaaacCGAATGTTTTCTAGGTTTTCCAGAACTGATTAGTGTTTAAGtacatttgtttttaataatttcaaGCTGTGGCCAATTAACAGTGGTAGGAAACAGtagatattaggggtgtcacgattctcaaaatcctcgattcgattttatttccgattttagggtcacgatttgattcgattctcgattttcttttttttttacttttactttttacgattttctttatttattttattattgttgtatgtatatacatatatcagagtatataaaaaaactgaatataataaactcttgctaccataagtttaccctgaaactgtgatttaggctttacaaatatagtacatgaacttcttactggaaacatgctctaatattgtgcttcttttgtctttttaccaaatgaagcaacaggtgtagtcaatcataagtttaagattttaatcaacctcactgtgatctatagttcaaTAAAtccattttcagcttctcctccgcgGTTGAAAGGCAGAGGTGAGGTGAgaggctcgtgtgtgtgtgtgtctctctcacacacagcggaACTTTTTgacggagggcggggctgcgctcatgcagccgcTCTCTCTCTGTTGAAAAACCctgggctacagtgtgctgcgccaatGCGTAGCGCGCGCACGCTTGCGTAGCTTAGCGGGAAGGATTGtcaatcatctttttgacttcgaggctcgagaccatgccataatttcgatcgatttcgataaaatatcaaaattgtgacacccctagtagaTATAGAGCTATAATGCTGGTGAAAATGAAGGGCTTAAATATTAGCATTTGAAGCTgtaaacatatatacacagaATGTATTAAAAATTGTAAATTCAATGCGACATGCtagatatttaattaaattttaaaaatccACAAACACAATTtacattttgtgtttgtttttacatAGTTTTCTGCTTCTTAGCTACACTAGCTTTCAGCTCAAGTATAAacctaaagaaaaacaaattagaAACAAAACACCTCTTTTAACTATTAGCTACAAAGAGTAAAGTAGCATTAGCTAAAACGTGGTAAAACACGACCAAAAATGTGATGGGTTAATGCATAAGAGTCTCACCTGGAGACTGGGAGGACTTCGCAGGTGATTTTGTATGTGATGGTTGTTGGCCGGCTTGTGCACGTTTAGTGATGGGACCTGGCTTCCCACCTCTGAAGCTCTTTATGAAACACTGATGGgcagacacaaaaaaaacataagaccACAGCATTTCCAAGTCATCCAGAAACAGAAGAGCTGTTTAATCCAGTACCTGTACAGTCTCATTATCTGAAGGGTGCACAACCACAGTCACTTCTTGAAGGTGCTGAGGAGTGAATCTGGCACTAAAGTCGTGAATCTCTCTTAGCAGAATGCTGGACACCAAGTCTTTGGGAAAGCGAAGGTTCCCCGTACCAAGAGCCGGAAAGGAAAGTGATGACATTTTCTGGTGTTCTGCTCTTTTAAGGCAATCTCTGATTATCTGTTTCAGTAAGTGCTGAAACGAAAATACACAGTGTatgtcagttttacagaaatgGGTACATAATTGTGGAGAATAGGCTAAGCATCGTCACAAAGCTCTCAGAATCACCTCAGCTTCTGCATCAGCTCCTCTGTTCCAAAAAGGACAAACAGTATGGAAAACCCTTTGACAGTTCAGGTTGTATCCAGCAGTGACCACTATGTCACCATAATTAAGCTTAGAAGATCCAAACGAATCGAGATGAGAACTAGCCTCTGACTGAAGTTGAGGACCAGCAGCACCTAGGAGTGCTTTGGAAACAGCGCCTGAGCTGAGATCCCCATCCTCTGAGATAGTATTGACAATAACATCAGACTGTGGGATGAAAGGTACAGATAACGATTAGTACAATTTATTGTTTAGGTACGTAATCAATGTTTTGTCAgtattaaataaaacacaacatgTTCACTTACAGTTGCATCCTGGATATTCCCTTTTCTCAGATTGATTCTCAGTCCTTCTTGTGTGGATTGCTTTTCAAGAAGCCCTGACCTGCTGAAGTCATCAGACAGTGTGCTGGACAACTGGTTTGAGTTTGGTCTCTTCAACCCCTCTCGAGCATCAGTCTCCATGGGTTCATTTGCTTTGTAATCATCTGGTTCCTTACTTCTTGGCCCAGCACCTTGATGTCCATAGGCACCTCGACCGCGATAACTCTTGCCTCGATTACCGCGTCCACGATAAGGCCTGTCATGATTACTGTACCCGCGGTTACTGGCCCCACCAGATCGCGTTTGCTGTAGAAACATCATCTCGGGGTTGAAATCTGCAAATTCCTTCCTAATAGCCTGAGCCATGGCATTTACAGTGTTGGCATTATTGTCCACCAGATGAATCTCAGTTATTCTCCTGCCACCTTGATGGCTCTGGGCTTCAACGTATGCATACAGCTCCTTGGCAATTGTCTGAGAGCAGAGTTCCAGAGGAAAGCCAAATATTCCTGAGCTGATGGCTGGGACTGCAATGGTGGTGCACTGCTTTTCAATGGCTTGTTTCAAACTTTCCCTCACAGCCTGCCTCAGTCGTCTCACTGCTGTAAAACTGTCAGTATCTGAGTAGCGGGGACCAACAGCATGCACCACATATTTGCACGGAAGACGACCAGCTCCAGTAGTGATGGCGTTACCAGGTTGCACCTTCCCATTTACAGCTACATATCGATCACTGTCATCTTGTAAACTTGGTCCAGCAGCTTTCAGGAGTGCAAAAGCCAAACCGCCAATGTGCTTCAGGTCTTCGTTGGCAGCGTTGACCACAGCATCTACTTTGAACTTACAGATATCAGCTTTTCTGACTGTGATGGTAACCCCATCAGGCAATTGGACCTTACAGGACAGCTGTCCAAAATCTTCCAGTCTGCCACTGTCATAATGGTCTTCATCTTCTTCATCCTCTTCCAGCATGTCACCTTCCGCAAGAACGATCACAAATCTATGTTCCTTTATCATTATCAGGAACAAGTTTTCTTGCTCTTGAAAGTACTTCTTAGCACCTGCCTTGTTTATTGTCAGTGTATCGGTGTGGAGAGATTGGGCCATCTTCTGGAAGTTCTCCATGACTGGTTGGACATGTACACGCTCTCCAGACAGTCTGATCAATGGTCTTCTTGGGTCAAAATGTACTTTCACCTCATTGGGCTTCACAAATTTTGCCCAAGCCTCAGAGTTTTTCTCATTAATGAATTTCAGCACAGCGCAAGACTTGACACGAATGACTTTTTCGATTCTTGAGTGTTTATTAATGAACATCTCCAAGTTACTGCTGACTTCTGAAACTGGATCCTTAAAGCCAGTAACTACCAGTGTGTCTTTGTTTCCTGAAGGTATTATTATCACAGTTTTCGTCTTGGATGAGTTGTATGAGTCAATCAAATTGTTCCTGAGAGAACGCCATTCTGGCTTTTCAAGCACACCTTTGTCCTCCAAAGACAGTGTTCTGCATTGGAGCATCATGTGAATTCTCTTCTCTGCTTCAGCCAGTGCTGAGTCTGTGCTTCCAGTCAATACAACATCTCCATTTTCAACTTTGTAGACGGAGCTAATTCCTTTGGATGTGAATAAGTGTCCAGACAGCTCATCACTGTCAGCTGATTTCAGGAACTCAAGCAATGAAGCGTCCATTTTCAGAGGTTTATCTTTCATCCTCAATCTCTTCTCAAGGATCCAATTTTTTACACCAAAAATTTCAACAGAAAGACCCTGCAATGTTAACTGATTGgtgtcttttttgtgtgtgtgtttcagctctGGGTATTTGGCCAAAGCAGTGTGTTGAAGACCTTCCTGCAGTAGCAATGAGAACATGGCAGCAGGTATGTCCATAGTTTCTGAAACAGTGTTCTTGTCCCGTTCCATCTGATTCAGTGCTTTCTTCAAAAAATCCTCCAAAATGGGCTTCAGCAAGTTAATGTCTTGAGCCATTCCTGCAAGTGTCAGATGTTCATCATTTACATTCAGGAAAGCTTTGTCTTTCACTACAGATCTGATGTCTTTCTCAACTGTTGCCCACATAGAAGGCATAACCGCATGCTCAAAAACAGCATAATTAGAAAGAATAGTTTGAAATCCATCTAGAGCATTTTTCATCCAGCCATCTATGTGTGTCTTGGTTAAACCTTTCTGCTTTAGAAGAGTAGGAAGAGGGCTGATCTGGACTTCAGCTTTGTCCATGTTTAGCTCACAGAAATAAGAGCTCATCTGATCACAGATGGAAGATATTAATCCTTTCTGATGAAGGAACTGATTTAGAGCAGGATGGATCTTCTCTGTGAACGGTTTGGGAAGACTCCATGTTGGTCTGTCTTTGCCATACAAGGCTGTACCCAAAGACATGAAATATGGGTACACGTTGACTGAAGTCTGGCCAACATTGTGTTCTTTCCCCAGAACTTTCTGTACACCTGAAACCAATGATGGGAGATGTTTATCTTCATAATCTGTCCAAAAGTGGTGACATTTATTTACAAGGGTAAATTTGAAGTTAAAAGCACAAATGATTTACCGTCATGGCTATGGAAAGTGACAATGGCACTTTGCTCCTCTGGAATCATGGTGAtggtctccactgctccaccccACTTTTCAAAGTAAAGTTCTAGTAGATCTTTATTAGAGGCCTGGTTAGGCAAACTTTCCACTTTAATTCTTCTGCTATTTTCCAAAGCACGACCTACAATACCATACTGCTggaattttttattgtttctgctCTCCATGAGAAATTTCTCagaaactgtaaagaaaaatattaactGGTAAAGAGAGAGTTCAGAGCAATACCTGCCTAACCACAGGAGATGCTTTACAAGAAATCTTGTGGAAAAATCATATAGAGGTAGACACAACAGCAGTTTGTAACCATACACTGCTTGTCATGAACTTACCACTGGGGTTATTAAAGGTCACAACAGCACAGTTTGATTCCACGATTATCTCTAGGTCAAACTCGTCTTCTAAGAGATCACTGATGTTCTCCACTAAAAGCACAAGTGTATCTCTGGAAAAGTGGATTGGCAGTTTTTCCAGGACCACAGCACTGGACTGTGGAGGATATGCTAAACATTCCTTAGAAGATTCATCCTTTGGGTCACCTTTGGGACTCTCCTCAGCACCAACTGGAGGTAAAGTCACATGGAAAAAATGTTATAGGACTTAATGAGtgaattgttttaaatttaaatgatgTAACAAAAGATTCAGGAATAACAATTGCTCCTAAATCCATGCATAATTACTTAAATATAACAGCAGTTAAATTACAGCACCAAATGTATAGCAGGTTTATGATTCCCTATTTAAGTCTTTAAAAATTAGTTGCCATAGCCAAGATCAAAACATAAAACCAAATAAAACTCTACTTCCAGATAATTTCATCTTCAAAACCTGCAGCTTTGTACTAAGTAGCATTTGTGGAACGCCTGAGGCATGAGGACTGGATAGACAGAccgacagatagacagacagaaagacctTGTCCTatcaaagaggaaaaaagagattTTCAAGTTCTGACCTGGTGGCTGAAAGCTAGTCCCCACATCATTTTCTGCTGCAacctaataaaaaaagtaaaacagagaTGGAACAACATTGAATCTTCCTAAAAGTTGTCCTCTCACCAAAATTCCTCAAAGAGCAGAGTTACAACCCATCCATACTTGCAAACTTGCAGGACAATGCtgcatctaaaaaataataaaaaataaagacagaTTTGCCAACTTACTGCTCCACTGGCCGCTTGTGTCTGATTTTCTGCCTCACTAGGTTTGAACACCTTCAGTTTCACCACCTGTTTTTCAATATTTATGGAATGGTTTCCTTTAGCCAGAACCTGATCACGAGCTGTAACAAAAGCAAAAGGCTGTCAATGAAGGAGgagtctaactttttttttttaagttaaaatattgCCGTCTACTTGTGAACACTAAAATGAAAGTCCAGGAGGTGGCGCCAAACTCTTAAGACGTTTTATGTCAAATTCCTTATGAATTTGAACAATACATAGTTTTAGATATAGCATcataaaatcttattttattcaGTTACCCAATTAACACCAAACAgttttataatatcttataatcttatatatctataatatctcaaaataagaggccacttaaaaattatgagtttctttaattttaccaaattgaaaacctctggaatatgatcaagaggaagatggatgatcacaagacatcaaatcaagctgaactgcttaaatttttgcaccaggagtaaaggcataaagttatccataagcagcgtgtaagactggtggaggagaacatgccgtgGTGAATGAAAAAATACTCTCAGGACTGAGAATCTGAGTAAATGTGTTTACTGTTTAGTGAAAGTGTAAttgtgttaagggaaggtgtaatgtaatgGTGTTTAGTGAAAGTGTGAAAATgttaagggaaaaaataaattCATTATGAGTATTCAGATTTTGCCATGGTGTTGTCCCGGTAGCTTGGCTCCcccaaaataaagatttttaatatatttaataatatttttaatattgtggTATGATAGgggtaattaatgtaatttatgCATTGCTTTTAGTGGTTGTTGGCAGattgaagtgtttaaaaaaagacgGGTATAGAAATTAATTGTAAGACATAACTAGTACCAGAAGATGGTAAAGCTGttttgtgttccagtaaaccTTCCTATAGCATTGTTTGACTCAGCAGCAGATTTGAACCTGAACCTTTAACCTTTAATGTAGAAGAGTAACTAATTTGGTAAGAAGCTAATTTGGACTAGAATTAGGCCTTATTTGGAGGTCTGGGGGACATCAATAATGAACATGTGGAGGACGTCATCTGGCGTCATAGTCTGCACATTTGGACGCAAAGTTGCAACGCAAAAatgaactagaaaagatgtcgtTTCCACTTCTTTTGTTTAGTGGGTAGCATTTGATTTTCTCCACATTCTTGTCTTTCATTTGAAAGATTAAACGTTTATGTGCTATTTTACTGTTGTGAGGACCAAAATAGATAGATACAGTCTAGGATATTTATCTATTTGCCATTTAAGTCtttttataagtttaagattGTATTTTCTATTTCTGTACTAAATTCCAAGCTTAGCAAGAGGAGATCTTTAGTGGAGAACTTTATGACGATTGTCTTTACCTCAAGACTGACAAAAAAGTATACTGCATTTTTTTTCCACTTATTTCATACTAGCTAACTCTAAAATGCATTGCTTTCGCACTACTGAAGTAGAGTTTAAATATAGTGTTTGGAAACTCATGAATGAGTGAATATCCTCAGCCTGTACCTATTGCAAATGGGTTTATTTACACCTAAGATGTTTttagactgaaaaaaaataatctagtCATCACTGAAGGCCGTCTGCACTCCACTATTACAAAACATTTTGGTTTTTAGTTAACGTAGGTATGCATAGATTAAGAGCTATACAAGAGGGCCGTGTAAGACACGCTTGCGTAATAAATTGATAAAAGGTAGTGTTATTTCCACCCTGTTTGAAATACTTATATAGGGTGACTGACTACACATATATTTCCCCTAAATATATCCTCGTTTTGGAatgtaaaaaatgcataaatTCTGTAAAATGTGGGGgcttattttaatgattttacatTGCTTGCTCGCCTGTCCCAGACTACAAAGAACTTAGAAAGATAAAAAACTGAAAGACACCCATTGGATACCTGATATGAGTCGGCTGAAAATGATGAcagattaaatatataaaataattttgaatgatgtcagattaaatatatatatatatatatatatatatatatatatatatatatatatttttttttttttatattatattttttacattaattaatgcCAATACTGGAATACAAAACCTCcctgaatccgtgtatcattcgttcatttgatattcaattgagaatcaaaatcggaaaattaaaaaaacaattcgttttttcgttttttcgtttttgaatataataccaaaaaacgaataacggcttgtattttgtatttttatttggttatccaaacaaaaattggaaatttaaaaaacggaccaggagccgaatttgattttgattttgaacttgacccatttgtgtgccccggtagttactgatttgtttattcttggtgggtttctgttgcgcgggagttcactgcagtgttatctacacagtctgtattgctgtaggcagcatggccggactggaaccacattctggcctaattaaagatctttttgaaggtggtaagacgcatgaagagatttcgtgcacgttgcagca comes from the Astyanax mexicanus isolate ESR-SI-001 chromosome 20, AstMex3_surface, whole genome shotgun sequence genome and includes:
- the LOC103023191 gene encoding protein mono-ADP-ribosyltransferase PARP14, with the protein product MDEFPYPLTVEGPWPATSTKILTSKLQIYFQSRKKSQGGDCEVKICEQSGIATVRFKSEETRDQVLAKGNHSINIEKQVVKLKVFKPSEAENQTQAASGAVAAENDVGTSFQPPVGAEESPKGDPKDESSKECLAYPPQSSAVVLEKLPIHFSRDTLVLLVENISDLLEDEFDLEIIVESNCAVVTFNNPSVSEKFLMESRNNKKFQQYGIVGRALENSRRIKVESLPNQASNKDLLELYFEKWGGAVETITMIPEEQSAIVTFHSHDGVQKVLGKEHNVGQTSVNVYPYFMSLGTALYGKDRPTWSLPKPFTEKIHPALNQFLHQKGLISSICDQMSSYFCELNMDKAEVQISPLPTLLKQKGLTKTHIDGWMKNALDGFQTILSNYAVFEHAVMPSMWATVEKDIRSVVKDKAFLNVNDEHLTLAGMAQDINLLKPILEDFLKKALNQMERDKNTVSETMDIPAAMFSLLLQEGLQHTALAKYPELKHTHKKDTNQLTLQGLSVEIFGVKNWILEKRLRMKDKPLKMDASLLEFLKSADSDELSGHLFTSKGISSVYKVENGDVVLTGSTDSALAEAEKRIHMMLQCRTLSLEDKGVLEKPEWRSLRNNLIDSYNSSKTKTVIIIPSGNKDTLVVTGFKDPVSEVSSNLEMFINKHSRIEKVIRVKSCAVLKFINEKNSEAWAKFVKPNEVKVHFDPRRPLIRLSGERVHVQPVMENFQKMAQSLHTDTLTINKAGAKKYFQEQENLFLIMIKEHRFVIVLAEGDMLEEDEEDEDHYDSGRLEDFGQLSCKVQLPDGVTITVRKADICKFKVDAVVNAANEDLKHIGGLAFALLKAAGPSLQDDSDRYVAVNGKVQPGNAITTGAGRLPCKYVVHAVGPRYSDTDSFTAVRRLRQAVRESLKQAIEKQCTTIAVPAISSGIFGFPLELCSQTIAKELYAYVEAQSHQGGRRITEIHLVDNNANTVNAMAQAIRKEFADFNPEMMFLQQTRSGGASNRGYSNHDRPYRGRGNRGKSYRGRGAYGHQGAGPRSKEPDDYKANEPMETDAREGLKRPNSNQLSSTLSDDFSRSGLLEKQSTQEGLRINLRKGNIQDATSDVIVNTISEDGDLSSGAVSKALLGAAGPQLQSEASSHLDSFGSSKLNYGDIVVTAGYNLNCQRVFHTVCPFWNRGADAEAEHLLKQIIRDCLKRAEHQKMSSLSFPALGTGNLRFPKDLVSSILLREIHDFSARFTPQHLQEVTVVVHPSDNETVQCFIKSFRGGKPGPITKRAQAGQQPSHTKSPAKSSQSPGLFGVVSTPTLGVHRVQVGHLTLEVSSGDITKERIDAIVNSSNSSFTLKAGVSKAILDAAGSTVELECAQIVQRSLLQQNELIVTSGGRLPCKHIIHVIGRNNAAAIKDVVYSVLKLCETQKFSSVAFPALGTGQGGISASAVADAMIDAVVDFVKKKKGQHLQSVKFLIFQTSMVPDFHQTMLRRQQEGVEEETGVLNWIKGKFEAVTSIFYGSNSESSANEEFVMVEEEFEPAVFQLCGESQQDLNEAKELINSFIVKEHNSSTVRDSAINHFTREDAEILSNLQRELAVSIQLNKSGQEPVITVEGLTRDVMKVESIIRDMIRKVEKNESRKREAFMVGSMVEWQYLDSRKKLIPFDYLTNYDLEEAFGQKQPRIKIKINNEPYEVNIAQRTAVGKHQTIELKRVDRRDKTSVPLPSHWEDMKGSFVKRVQIQPGTQEYTDVENEFRRTGLNNTILEIERVQNSTLWRSYMIQKNHLDEKNKHKNNEKKLFHGTGSDNIDTIDKQGFNRSYAGMHGAMYGNGAYFAVDPNYSQGYAKQDRLGHKRMYLARVLVGDYTTGKAGLLSPPAKSSSAADLYDSVTDNHRSPSMFVIFHDVQAYPEYLITFQ